The Phycisphaerae bacterium genome window below encodes:
- a CDS encoding NUDIX hydrolase — MHRTPLLKILEAYQPIDDVDAAQRDRIVQFVRSEPRCFERSLAAGHITGSGWLIDRTARRVLLTHHAKLDKWLQLGGHADGDPDTLRVAIREAHEESGLTDIVPLSAEIFDLDVHWIPQRSDVPAHLHYDIRFLLQARGSDDHVKSDESHELRWFNLEELADFPVGQSVRRMCEKWRVYIQGEEQRHSASGTRS, encoded by the coding sequence ATGCACAGAACTCCGCTCCTGAAAATCCTTGAGGCCTACCAACCGATCGACGACGTCGATGCGGCCCAGCGGGACCGGATCGTCCAATTCGTTCGCTCGGAACCGCGGTGTTTCGAAAGGTCCCTGGCGGCGGGTCACATCACGGGGTCCGGCTGGCTGATCGATCGCACGGCTCGGCGGGTGCTGCTCACCCATCACGCCAAACTCGACAAATGGCTGCAGTTGGGCGGACATGCCGATGGAGACCCCGACACGCTTCGCGTCGCGATTCGCGAGGCACACGAGGAGTCCGGCCTGACTGACATTGTTCCCCTGTCAGCCGAAATCTTCGACCTCGACGTGCACTGGATCCCGCAGCGCAGCGATGTCCCGGCTCATCTGCATTACGACATTCGCTTTCTTCTGCAGGCCAGGGGAAGTGACGACCATGTGAAATCCGATGAATCGCACGAACTGAGATGGTTTAACCTCGAAGAACTTGCCGACTTCCCGGTTGGACAGTCCGTACGGCGAATGTGCGAGAAATGGAGAGTATACATTCAAGGCGAGGAGCAGCGCCATTCCGCGTCAGGAACCCGATCATGA
- a CDS encoding BtpA/SgcQ family protein, which translates to MKVTYFEDTALVRTPPSLSFLQSLKRPALIAMIHVGALPGTPRSRKRVAELCRDAVSEGLLLAKAGVDAIILENMHDVPYLNRCVGPEVVAAMTAVCAAVRGTTDLPLGVQVLAGANRESISVATAAGLQFVRCEGFVFSHVADEGLMADADAGPLLRFRRAVSAEDVAVIVDIKKKHSAHAITADIEIAETARAAVYCGAQGVIVTGGATGHAARVADVAAAADSIDEPVFVGSGVTPDNVRDYADLADGLIVGSYLKRDGCWENPPDPKRVRAMVRAVRG; encoded by the coding sequence ATGAAGGTCACTTATTTTGAGGACACCGCCTTGGTCAGGACACCGCCCTCTCTTTCGTTCCTGCAATCGCTGAAGCGCCCTGCGTTGATCGCCATGATTCATGTCGGCGCATTGCCCGGTACGCCGCGCTCTCGGAAGCGCGTCGCGGAACTCTGCCGCGATGCCGTCTCGGAGGGCTTGCTGCTCGCCAAGGCCGGTGTCGATGCCATCATTCTGGAAAACATGCACGATGTGCCTTATCTGAATCGCTGCGTCGGTCCGGAGGTTGTCGCCGCCATGACCGCCGTATGCGCTGCGGTACGAGGCACGACCGATCTTCCGCTTGGTGTGCAGGTTCTGGCGGGCGCCAATCGTGAATCGATTTCAGTCGCGACCGCTGCCGGGCTTCAGTTTGTTCGGTGCGAGGGATTCGTCTTTTCTCATGTCGCGGACGAAGGGCTGATGGCCGATGCGGACGCGGGCCCGCTGCTGCGTTTTCGAAGGGCGGTCAGCGCAGAGGATGTGGCGGTCATCGTGGATATCAAGAAGAAGCATTCAGCCCATGCCATCACGGCGGACATTGAAATCGCCGAGACGGCGCGAGCGGCCGTTTATTGCGGGGCCCAAGGCGTCATTGTTACGGGGGGAGCAACCGGACATGCCGCACGCGTGGCGGACGTCGCCGCCGCGGCAGACTCGATCGATGAGCCGGTCTTTGTGGGCAGCGGTGTGACACCGGACAACGTGCGGGATTATGCCGATCTGGCGGACGGTCTGATTGTCGGAAGCTATTTGAAACGCGATGGCTGCTGGGAGAATCCGCCGGATCCGAAACGCGTTCGCGCAATGGTGCGTGCGGTGAGAGGTTGA
- a CDS encoding type II secretion system protein: MDASSGESVVLQRQRARAFSLLELLIVIGITALVLSILLPSLSAARESANIAKCLANMRQIGASALMYMEDAGAPTQPWHLGFQYNGADIERLSEYVYGGFQVDRVHPILGQKVDVRKVQTHERPYNRYLAPMMCEGPVMTYMCPSDSFTLTAFADDPCAVPVLTANAPTWSLNGNSYSINWNWLASPPWSNKAGIYQDLGKMSAGGRELLRDKIGRHASEFVLTMEGPMNALMQDARPSDGSYGQSCLQQLRMGWHKRYSRYSVSFLDGHAEHRFIDTRFSRADGYDLWAEPYTSRGY, encoded by the coding sequence ATGGACGCCAGTTCCGGCGAGTCAGTCGTCCTGCAAAGGCAGCGGGCGCGAGCATTTTCGTTGCTCGAGTTGCTCATTGTCATTGGTATCACTGCGCTCGTGCTGTCCATTCTGCTCCCTTCGTTATCGGCCGCCCGCGAGAGCGCGAACATCGCGAAGTGTCTCGCAAACATGCGGCAGATAGGCGCTTCCGCCCTGATGTACATGGAAGACGCGGGCGCGCCGACTCAACCCTGGCATCTCGGATTTCAGTACAACGGCGCGGATATTGAGCGGCTTTCCGAATATGTCTATGGCGGTTTTCAAGTCGATCGCGTGCATCCGATTCTCGGCCAGAAGGTTGATGTTCGGAAGGTGCAGACGCATGAACGGCCATATAACCGCTACCTTGCTCCGATGATGTGCGAAGGACCGGTGATGACTTACATGTGTCCATCTGATTCCTTCACGCTGACAGCCTTCGCCGACGATCCGTGCGCCGTTCCGGTTCTGACGGCCAATGCCCCGACCTGGTCCCTCAACGGCAACAGCTACTCAATCAACTGGAATTGGCTTGCCTCCCCGCCCTGGAGCAACAAGGCGGGCATTTATCAGGATCTCGGGAAGATGAGCGCGGGCGGGCGTGAGCTGCTTCGCGACAAGATCGGCCGTCACGCTTCCGAGTTCGTACTCACGATGGAAGGTCCGATGAACGCGCTGATGCAGGATGCGCGGCCGTCGGATGGTTCCTATGGTCAGAGCTGTCTCCAGCAGCTCAGAATGGGCTGGCACAAGCGATATTCACGCTATTCCGTCTCGTTCCTCGATGGGCACGCCGAGCATCGATTCATCGACACACGCTTCAGCCGTGCCGACGGTTACGATCTCTGGGCCGAGCCGTACACTTCTCGCGGATATTGA
- a CDS encoding PH domain-containing protein, whose product MKCRNCIRMIELDSRFCRHCGRKVARVLGAGIVAEPAVAATSGRSTAERTAIRANAESRGEHAMNRVGAAASTVAEHPIARATIGGQAELAKPDDVTVKAPSAPIGDVYRDPRLEQSIWQARPAWRASTGSWFMLILISGGGLYAASRFGGGDRSLVQVAWIFVVGAAVTMLAREALVVFGFRYHLTTQRLFLHRGVLTRVTDQLELIRVDDVRVIQGVIDRIVNTGRIEIYSSDATDESFTLESISAPMEVAEAIRLHVRGARSKGTLSVEQV is encoded by the coding sequence ATGAAATGCCGAAACTGCATTCGAATGATCGAGCTTGACAGCCGTTTCTGTCGGCACTGCGGCCGGAAGGTGGCGCGCGTTCTCGGTGCGGGCATTGTAGCCGAGCCTGCGGTCGCTGCGACAAGTGGTCGTTCCACGGCGGAGCGGACGGCCATTCGCGCGAACGCGGAAAGCAGGGGCGAACATGCCATGAACCGGGTCGGAGCGGCGGCGTCTACCGTGGCCGAGCATCCCATCGCGCGTGCGACAATCGGCGGACAGGCCGAATTAGCAAAGCCGGATGATGTCACGGTGAAGGCACCAAGTGCACCCATTGGGGATGTCTATCGCGATCCACGGCTTGAACAGAGCATCTGGCAGGCGCGACCCGCCTGGCGCGCGTCCACTGGATCGTGGTTCATGTTGATTCTGATCAGCGGTGGCGGGCTCTATGCCGCATCGCGTTTCGGGGGCGGGGACCGCTCGCTTGTGCAGGTTGCATGGATCTTTGTGGTCGGCGCGGCCGTCACGATGCTGGCGCGGGAGGCGCTCGTTGTGTTCGGCTTTCGATATCATCTGACGACGCAACGATTGTTCCTTCATCGCGGTGTCCTGACGCGCGTGACGGATCAGCTCGAGCTGATCCGTGTCGACGACGTCCGCGTGATCCAGGGCGTCATTGATCGAATCGTGAACACCGGACGGATCGAGATTTACAGTTCCGACGCCACCGATGAGAGTTTCACGCTGGAATCGATCTCCGCGCCGATGGAAGTGGCGGAGGCCATTCGGCTGCACGTTCGCGGAGCGCGGTCCAAGGGCACGCTATCAGTCGAGCAGGTCTGA
- a CDS encoding DedA family protein codes for MEYLREFTDFFLHLDKSLETLIAQYGNWTYAILFVVIFAETGLVVTPFLPGDSLLFAAGIFAARGSLSATWIFILLTISAVIGDAVNYSIGKYLGPKVLNREKSRIFKREYLEKTHAFYEKYGGKTIIIARFVPIVRTFAPFVAGVGTMTYSRFFMYNVVGAILWVAICTLAGYFLGSIPIIANHFELAVLAIIAVSVMPMVIEFWKARNAKKKSARSAPGLATDNAESPAADAAGV; via the coding sequence ATGGAATACCTACGCGAATTTACCGATTTCTTTCTCCACCTCGACAAATCTCTCGAAACACTGATCGCCCAGTACGGCAACTGGACTTACGCGATTCTCTTCGTCGTCATCTTTGCCGAAACCGGCCTGGTGGTGACACCGTTTCTTCCGGGCGATTCTCTGCTCTTCGCCGCGGGCATCTTCGCGGCGCGCGGCTCACTCAGCGCGACATGGATCTTTATTCTCCTGACAATCTCCGCGGTGATTGGCGATGCCGTCAATTATTCAATCGGGAAATACCTCGGGCCGAAGGTTCTCAATCGCGAGAAGAGTCGAATCTTCAAGCGGGAGTATCTCGAAAAGACCCATGCCTTCTATGAGAAGTACGGCGGCAAGACGATCATCATCGCTCGCTTCGTGCCGATCGTCCGAACCTTTGCGCCGTTTGTCGCGGGTGTCGGAACCATGACATATTCACGATTTTTCATGTACAACGTGGTCGGCGCGATCCTGTGGGTCGCGATCTGCACACTTGCGGGATATTTTCTCGGGAGCATCCCCATCATCGCGAACCACTTCGAACTGGCGGTTCTCGCGATCATCGCCGTTTCGGTAATGCCCATGGTGATCGAATTCTGGAAAGCGCGAAACGCGAAGAAAAAGTCGGCGCGATCGGCGCCCGGACTCGCCACTGACAACGCAGAATCCCCCGCCGCCGATGCCGCCGGCGTCTGA
- a CDS encoding HD domain-containing protein encodes MSAAHELPFEAIAAVTHALNCGALMINRAGTIVHANDRFGEICSMPKSEIVGRPLESLYEIEADVSFIRDRIARFDTAFEDEFHVARPDGTRVPVIISSRPLGNADVVASFYKVITVIDITPQKRMEDRLTEDYRQIAKLSDTVLEQAIELKHHSERLEQKVRERTRELHEANMDAIYMLAVASEAKDQDTGSHVLRIRRYTELLALELGLPAATADRFGYSAILHDVGKMIVPDEVLKKPGPLTPEERRIIESHTLAGERILSNSPFFEIARLIARSHHENWDGTGYPDALANEAIPFAARIVRLADVYDALLSPRVYKPAWRPEDAVAVVRKGRGNLFDPAICDVFLRIQDTHAFQAIRELPA; translated from the coding sequence ATGAGCGCCGCGCATGAACTGCCTTTTGAGGCGATAGCAGCAGTCACCCATGCGCTGAACTGCGGCGCGCTGATGATCAACCGTGCCGGCACGATTGTTCACGCGAATGACCGATTTGGTGAAATATGCTCGATGCCGAAGTCGGAGATCGTAGGTCGCCCGCTCGAATCGCTGTACGAAATCGAGGCGGATGTGAGTTTCATTCGCGACCGGATCGCACGATTTGACACTGCGTTTGAAGATGAATTTCACGTGGCACGCCCCGACGGCACGCGGGTACCGGTTATCATCTCAAGCCGCCCCCTTGGTAATGCCGACGTCGTGGCATCCTTTTACAAAGTCATTACGGTCATCGACATCACGCCACAAAAACGCATGGAGGATCGGCTGACAGAGGATTACCGCCAGATCGCGAAATTAAGCGACACGGTCCTCGAACAGGCCATCGAACTGAAGCACCACTCTGAGCGTCTCGAGCAGAAGGTCCGCGAGCGAACCCGTGAGCTCCATGAGGCCAACATGGACGCCATCTACATGCTGGCCGTCGCAAGCGAAGCAAAAGACCAGGATACCGGCTCGCATGTACTGCGCATTCGACGATACACCGAACTACTTGCGCTTGAGCTGGGGCTGCCGGCCGCGACAGCTGATCGCTTCGGGTATTCGGCAATCCTCCACGATGTCGGCAAGATGATCGTGCCGGACGAGGTCCTGAAGAAGCCGGGGCCGCTCACGCCCGAGGAGCGCCGGATCATCGAGAGCCACACTCTCGCTGGTGAGCGCATTCTCTCCAATTCCCCTTTCTTTGAGATCGCCCGGCTGATTGCACGGAGCCACCACGAAAACTGGGACGGCACCGGCTACCCCGATGCGCTGGCGAACGAAGCGATTCCTTTCGCCGCACGGATCGTCCGGCTTGCGGATGTGTACGACGCGCTTCTGAGTCCTCGCGTATACAAGCCCGCGTGGCGGCCAGAAGATGCAGTGGCCGTCGTCCGCAAGGGACGCGGCAACCTGTTCGATCCTGCCATCTGTGATGTATTCCTGCGCATTCAGGACACACACGCCTTTCAGGCAATTCGGGAACTCCCCGCGTAG
- a CDS encoding purine/pyrimidine permease: MNRRNGILYGIDDKPPFGRALILAIQHALTMFGSTVAVPLLLGPAMGMDAAQTALLISSVMLCSGLATLIQSTFGARLPIIQGVSFSFLAAFFAIIATGKLASNNWDAATMMQYIAGTIMVGAVVEMLVGFSGLMGRLRRMLSPVVVGPVIMLIGLALFKHGAPKAGTHWPISGLTMLLVIVCSLGLSRRWRFFKIFPILSAICVSCGVCWLLSATGVFGEGHPSHVNLDYVRQSRWLRINPSEVVFPWGLPKFEVGFVIAGLAAYLASMIESFGDYHACSHMAGAGDPTPKQISRGIGCEGIGCFLTGVFGGFSSTSYSENIGLVGLTRVGSRHVVQIAAVLLVFLGLFAKFGAFAATIPGPVVGGLYCVLFGLISAVGVQQLSKADLSSERNLFIAGFSLFMGLSVPAYFEGGGTYSPGWSSLSESMMQWIEGFLSKFSFVRRPDEWALSVKSIIESIGVTGMGIAAIVGILLDNLIPGSADERGLQIPSLIAPEGADAVEGGPPGRR, encoded by the coding sequence ATGAACAGACGCAACGGGATTCTATACGGCATCGACGACAAGCCGCCATTCGGCCGGGCACTGATCCTGGCGATTCAGCATGCGCTTACGATGTTCGGATCAACGGTGGCTGTGCCGCTGCTGCTCGGCCCGGCGATGGGCATGGATGCCGCCCAGACGGCATTGCTGATCTCAAGCGTGATGCTTTGTAGCGGGCTGGCGACCCTCATCCAGTCCACTTTCGGGGCTCGTCTGCCGATCATTCAGGGCGTGAGTTTTTCGTTTCTTGCCGCATTTTTCGCCATCATCGCGACAGGCAAACTGGCATCCAACAACTGGGACGCCGCGACAATGATGCAGTACATCGCCGGGACCATCATGGTCGGTGCCGTCGTGGAGATGCTCGTCGGATTCAGCGGATTGATGGGCCGGTTGCGTCGCATGTTGTCGCCGGTCGTGGTCGGCCCGGTGATCATGCTCATTGGACTGGCGTTATTCAAGCATGGCGCGCCCAAGGCCGGAACGCATTGGCCGATCAGCGGCCTGACGATGCTGCTCGTCATCGTCTGTTCGCTGGGGCTTTCAAGACGATGGCGGTTTTTCAAGATATTCCCGATTCTGAGTGCCATTTGCGTGTCGTGCGGGGTCTGCTGGCTTCTGAGCGCGACGGGCGTTTTTGGTGAAGGACACCCCTCGCACGTCAATCTGGACTACGTTCGACAAAGCCGCTGGCTGCGTATCAATCCGAGCGAGGTAGTCTTTCCATGGGGCCTGCCGAAGTTCGAGGTCGGTTTCGTCATTGCGGGCCTGGCGGCTTATCTCGCGTCGATGATCGAGTCGTTCGGCGACTATCACGCCTGTTCGCACATGGCCGGCGCGGGCGATCCGACGCCGAAGCAGATCTCACGCGGCATTGGGTGCGAAGGAATTGGCTGTTTTCTTACCGGCGTGTTTGGCGGGTTCAGTTCCACCTCGTATTCGGAGAATATCGGCCTCGTAGGGCTGACGCGCGTGGGATCTCGCCACGTGGTTCAGATCGCCGCTGTGCTGTTGGTCTTTCTCGGATTGTTTGCCAAGTTCGGCGCGTTTGCCGCGACGATCCCCGGCCCGGTCGTCGGCGGCCTGTACTGTGTACTCTTCGGACTGATCTCGGCCGTCGGCGTTCAGCAGCTTTCGAAGGCGGACCTGTCGAGCGAGCGAAATCTGTTTATTGCCGGTTTCAGCCTGTTCATGGGATTGAGCGTGCCGGCCTATTTTGAAGGCGGGGGGACTTACTCGCCGGGATGGTCGTCGCTGTCGGAAAGCATGATGCAATGGATCGAAGGTTTCCTGTCGAAGTTCTCGTTTGTTCGGCGTCCGGATGAATGGGCGTTGTCCGTTAAGTCGATCATCGAGTCGATCGGCGTGACCGGCATGGGCATCGCGGCCATCGTTGGAATCCTGCTGGACAATCTGATTCCCGGCTCGGCGGACGAGCGCGGACTGCAAATTCCGAGTTTGATCGCGCCGGAGGGTGCGGACGCCGTCGAGGGCGGCCCGCCAGGTCGCCGATGA
- the leuS gene encoding leucine--tRNA ligase: MSGEYAPGDIESKWQSYWEANKTFRTSNPGEPGFDPSKKKYYVLDMFPYPSGAGLHVGHPEGYTATDIIARYRRMRGYNVLHTMGWDAFGLPAEQHAIDTGQHPAVTTEKNINNFRRQLKMLGFSYDWDREISTTAPDYYRWTQWIFLQIYNAWYDEKAKRARPIAELEIPDDVKSSGESAVREFVDSHRLAYLAEVPVNWCPALGTVLSNEEVTNEGRSERGNHPVYRRPLKQWMLRITRYADRLESDLAELDWPESVKLMQRNWIGRSEGAQVRFRLADHNGHIEIFTTRPDTLFGATYMVLAPEHPLVDRITTPDRREAVREYVAQAASRSELDRTADNKSKTGVFTGAFAINPANGEKVPVWVADYVLMTYGTGAIMAVPGHDQRDHDFATTFDLPIRKVVEPADGNGTFNIRDAAYEGEGTAVGSGNFDGLSTREFKKRITAWLEAQGIGRGTVNYKLRDWLFSRQRYWGEPFPILHGADGRIVALEDSELPVTLPPMTDFRPAVEVANAASPVQITVPEPPLGRAKDWVTVQRQGASYQRELNTMPQWAGSCWYYLRFLDPKNKTRFCGRDAEQYWMRSARKDGTPHVGGIDLYVGGAEHAVLHLLYARFWHKVLFDLGHVSTPEPFGKLFNQGMIRAFAYVDARGAYVGYDDIDFREDGAFHRATGEKLTGAVEKMSKSMKNVINPEEVVHEYGGDSLRLYEMFMGPLEASKPWNPRDVPGVFRFLQRAWRLVVNEATGELSAMVASRDAEPDAALERVLHKTIRKVGDDIDRMAFNTAISAMMEFVNEAYRLKSIHPSQAERFALILSPFAPHIAEELWERLRGTMWIGSLAYESWPTWDAAMVEDSQVEVPVQVNGKMAGKVIVSKSADESAVRSAALADDRVKGRIGEGRIVKTIYVPGRMLNLIVK, translated from the coding sequence ATGAGCGGCGAATACGCGCCAGGCGATATCGAATCGAAGTGGCAGAGCTATTGGGAGGCGAACAAGACGTTTCGTACTTCCAATCCGGGAGAACCGGGCTTTGATCCTTCGAAGAAGAAATACTACGTGCTGGACATGTTCCCATACCCCAGCGGCGCGGGGCTGCATGTCGGACACCCGGAAGGTTACACGGCGACTGACATCATCGCGCGATATCGGCGAATGCGCGGATACAACGTCCTTCACACCATGGGGTGGGACGCGTTCGGCCTTCCGGCTGAACAACACGCCATTGACACCGGGCAGCATCCGGCGGTCACCACGGAAAAGAACATCAACAACTTTCGCCGACAGTTGAAGATGCTCGGCTTCTCCTATGACTGGGACCGCGAGATATCAACCACGGCCCCGGACTACTACCGCTGGACGCAATGGATCTTCCTCCAGATCTATAACGCCTGGTATGACGAGAAGGCCAAGCGGGCGCGGCCGATCGCCGAGCTGGAAATACCTGACGACGTGAAATCGAGCGGCGAGTCGGCGGTTCGAGAGTTTGTCGATTCTCATCGATTGGCCTATCTGGCGGAGGTGCCGGTGAACTGGTGTCCTGCGCTAGGCACTGTGCTGTCCAACGAAGAGGTTACGAACGAGGGGCGCAGCGAGCGCGGAAACCATCCGGTCTATCGCAGACCGCTCAAACAATGGATGCTGCGAATCACCCGATATGCCGATCGGCTTGAATCGGATCTCGCCGAGCTGGACTGGCCCGAGAGCGTGAAACTGATGCAGCGCAATTGGATCGGACGCAGCGAGGGCGCACAAGTTCGATTCAGGCTGGCTGACCACAACGGACACATCGAGATCTTCACGACGCGGCCGGATACGCTCTTCGGTGCGACATATATGGTTCTTGCGCCGGAACATCCTCTGGTTGATCGGATCACCACGCCTGATCGGCGCGAAGCCGTGCGTGAGTATGTCGCACAGGCGGCAAGCCGATCCGAACTGGACCGCACGGCCGACAATAAGTCGAAGACCGGCGTCTTCACCGGCGCGTTTGCGATCAATCCGGCGAATGGCGAAAAGGTTCCCGTCTGGGTCGCGGATTATGTGCTGATGACCTATGGCACCGGTGCGATCATGGCTGTTCCGGGGCATGACCAGCGCGACCACGATTTTGCGACGACGTTTGATCTGCCCATACGCAAAGTGGTCGAACCGGCTGACGGCAACGGGACATTCAACATTCGTGACGCGGCGTACGAAGGCGAAGGCACAGCGGTCGGTTCCGGGAATTTCGACGGCCTGTCCACGCGTGAATTCAAGAAGCGCATCACGGCCTGGCTCGAGGCGCAGGGCATTGGGCGCGGCACGGTCAACTACAAGCTTCGGGACTGGCTGTTTTCGCGGCAGCGTTACTGGGGCGAGCCGTTCCCGATCCTGCATGGAGCGGACGGACGGATTGTCGCGCTTGAGGATAGCGAACTGCCGGTGACGCTGCCTCCGATGACGGACTTTCGCCCGGCGGTCGAAGTGGCGAACGCTGCAAGCCCCGTTCAAATCACGGTGCCCGAGCCCCCGCTCGGACGCGCAAAGGACTGGGTGACAGTGCAGCGACAGGGTGCGAGCTATCAGCGGGAACTGAACACCATGCCCCAGTGGGCCGGCTCCTGCTGGTACTACCTGCGGTTCCTCGATCCGAAAAACAAGACGCGATTCTGCGGCCGGGACGCTGAGCAATATTGGATGCGATCGGCTCGCAAAGACGGCACTCCGCATGTCGGAGGAATTGATCTGTATGTCGGCGGAGCGGAACACGCGGTGCTGCACCTGCTATACGCCAGATTCTGGCATAAGGTACTCTTCGATCTGGGCCACGTCAGCACGCCGGAGCCGTTCGGCAAGTTGTTCAATCAGGGCATGATCCGCGCGTTCGCATATGTCGATGCGCGTGGCGCCTACGTCGGATACGACGATATCGACTTTCGTGAGGATGGCGCGTTTCACAGGGCCACCGGTGAGAAGCTGACCGGTGCGGTCGAGAAGATGTCAAAGAGCATGAAAAACGTGATCAACCCCGAGGAGGTGGTTCACGAATACGGCGGCGATTCGCTTCGGCTCTATGAGATGTTCATGGGGCCGCTGGAAGCGAGCAAGCCGTGGAATCCACGGGATGTCCCGGGCGTCTTTCGTTTCCTTCAGCGGGCCTGGCGGCTCGTCGTCAACGAGGCGACGGGCGAACTGTCCGCTATGGTGGCCTCGCGCGATGCCGAACCCGACGCCGCGCTCGAGCGCGTGCTCCATAAGACCATTCGCAAAGTCGGCGATGACATCGATCGAATGGCCTTTAACACGGCCATCAGCGCAATGATGGAGTTTGTCAACGAGGCATATCGACTTAAGTCGATCCATCCGTCGCAGGCTGAACGTTTCGCGCTGATTCTGTCGCCATTTGCGCCGCACATCGCCGAGGAACTCTGGGAGCGACTGCGCGGGACAATGTGGATCGGCAGCCTCGCTTATGAATCATGGCCGACATGGGATGCGGCCATGGTCGAGGATTCGCAGGTTGAGGTTCCCGTTCAGGTCAACGGCAAAATGGCGGGCAAAGTGATCGTCTCGAAGTCGGCGGATGAGTCGGCCGTGAGGTCGGCGGCTCTGGCTGATGACCGGGTGAAGGGGCGAATTGGCGAAGGTCGCATCGTCAAGACGATCTATGTCCCGGGCAGGATGCTGAACCTTATTGTGAAATAA
- the mgtE gene encoding magnesium transporter, producing the protein MFGALVGPDILEMLHARQFAELRKSLSALPAHTVAEIFTDMSPQDVAVLFRILPREFAADIFEYLTLEQQEEILRALGNEGVAAVLNEMAPDDRTALLEELPGAVTQRLITLLSPDERKIATTLLGYPESSVGRRMTPDYIAVRENMTVSEVFDHIRKVGHDKETMNVIYVVDDQGRLIDDIRLRELVLADPSRRLSELMDRRYDVLSVEQDQEDAVREFKRLDRVALPVVDSAGLLVGMVTVDDILDVAEEEVTEDMQRMGAVQALEAPYMNVGFFEMVRKRAVWLAILFVGEMLTATAMGYFEHEIARAVVLALFIPLIISSGGNSGSQASTLVIRALAIEEVHLRDWWRVMYREIGAGLALGTVLGGIAMLRIVFWPWRDETYGEHYMLLALTVSLSLIGVVLYGTLTGSMLPLLLKRMGLDPAVMSAPFVATLVDVTGIVIYFSIAAVMLHGTLL; encoded by the coding sequence ATGTTTGGGGCGCTTGTCGGTCCGGACATTCTGGAAATGCTGCACGCTCGGCAATTTGCCGAGCTGCGGAAATCGCTGTCAGCGCTGCCTGCGCACACCGTCGCCGAGATCTTCACGGACATGTCGCCGCAGGACGTGGCCGTGCTGTTTCGAATTCTGCCCCGTGAGTTCGCCGCCGATATCTTCGAGTACCTGACGCTCGAACAACAGGAGGAGATTCTTCGCGCACTGGGCAACGAAGGCGTCGCGGCCGTCCTGAACGAGATGGCACCGGACGACCGAACCGCGCTTCTGGAAGAACTGCCCGGCGCGGTCACCCAGAGACTCATCACACTGCTGTCGCCGGACGAGCGCAAGATCGCCACGACGCTGCTCGGCTATCCGGAGAGTTCCGTCGGCCGCCGCATGACGCCGGATTACATCGCCGTGCGGGAGAACATGACGGTCAGCGAGGTATTCGACCACATTCGGAAGGTGGGGCACGACAAGGAAACGATGAATGTCATTTATGTTGTGGACGATCAGGGCCGCCTGATTGATGACATTCGCTTGCGTGAGCTGGTTCTTGCTGATCCGTCGCGCAGGCTGTCCGAGCTGATGGATCGCCGATACGACGTCCTTAGCGTGGAGCAGGATCAGGAAGACGCGGTCAGGGAGTTCAAACGCCTCGACCGGGTCGCTTTGCCCGTCGTTGATTCCGCGGGTCTACTCGTCGGTATGGTGACGGTTGACGATATTCTCGACGTTGCCGAAGAGGAAGTGACCGAAGACATGCAGCGGATGGGTGCGGTTCAGGCTCTTGAAGCGCCGTATATGAACGTCGGTTTCTTCGAAATGGTCCGAAAGCGTGCGGTCTGGCTCGCGATTCTGTTCGTGGGCGAGATGCTGACGGCTACGGCGATGGGCTATTTTGAGCATGAGATTGCGCGGGCCGTGGTCCTGGCGCTGTTCATTCCGCTTATCATCAGCAGCGGCGGCAACAGCGGCTCGCAAGCATCGACGCTTGTCATTCGCGCATTGGCCATCGAGGAAGTCCATCTGAGAGACTGGTGGCGCGTGATGTATCGCGAGATCGGCGCGGGTCTGGCACTCGGCACAGTGCTTGGCGGCATCGCCATGCTGCGCATCGTATTCTGGCCCTGGCGGGACGAGACTTACGGCGAGCACTACATGCTGCTTGCGTTGACGGTTTCACTGAGCCTCATCGGCGTCGTCCTGTACGGAACCCTCACCGGCTCGATGCTGCCGTTGCTGCTCAAGCGAATGGGGCTTGATCCGGCCGTCATGTCGGCCCCCTTCGTCGCAACGCTTGTGGACGTGACCGGCATCGTCATCTACTTCTCAATCGCGGCCGTCATGCTCCACGGCACACTTCTCTAA